In the genome of Natronorubrum daqingense, the window GGAAGTTGCTCTCGGAAGCAATCGAGGAGATCGACCCCGGGCAGGTCCGTGCCCTCGAGGCTGCCGGAGCGAACGATCGACAGCAGCTCATCTACGGGGTTGCCCCTCAGGTGAAACCGCTGTTCGTCGGGATCACGACGCATCGCTGGGACATCAATATTCGCTCGTCGACCGTCCTCGGTCTGGTCGGGGCCGGAGGAATCGGACTCGAACTCACGGCACGCATGGATGTCTACCAGTGGCAATCCGTGTCGGTGATTCTGCTTGCAATTCTGGTTACCGTTTTGCTGAGCGAGTTGATCTCCGCAAAAGCTAGAAGCGCCGTTAGCTGATCGTCCCCGATCTTCTCGTTTCGACGGCGGGTTCGCTCGACACGCTTGCTAACTACCAGGCAAACCATCTCGCCGTTCCAAAATAATCGTCGGACCGCAGTGAGGGACGGACGTCAAAGGCCGGCGATGTCCTCGATAGCGTCGGTCAACTCCTGAACGCTCTCGAGATCGTGTTCGCCCATGTGGCCGATGCGGAACGTTTCCTCGCCGAGTTGGGAACCGTAGCCGTTCGAGAAGACCATGCCGTACTCCTCGTCGACGGCGTCGATGGTCGCTGCGACGTCGATCCCTTGCGTGTTCTCGATGCAGGCAACCGTCTGCGATTCGTAGCCGTCCTCTGGGAACATCGCGAAGTGTTCGTTGGCCCACTCGCGGGTGTACTCGGCCATCTCGCGGTGGCGCTCGTCGCGGGAATCGTGGCCCTCCTCGAGCATGTGCTTCATCTGCTTGCGGTAGGCGAGCATGATCGGAATCGCGGGCGTGGAGTGGGTCTGACCCTTTCGGTCGTAGTAGTCGAGGGTGCGCTGGAAGCCGCCGTACCACGAGGCCGAGTCGGACTCGAGTTCGCGCTCGTAGGCGTCGTCGCTGACGACGCAGACGGCCAATCCGGGGGGCATCGCGAAGGCCTTCTGGACCGACGTGAAGATGACGTCGATGTTGTGCTCGTCGATATCGACGAAGTCGCCGCCGAGCGAGGAAACGGCGTCGACGACGAAGTAGGTGTCCGGATAATCGGCGAGAACGTCACCGATCTCCTCGATCGGATTTCGGACACCTGTCGAGGACTCGTTCATTACGCAGGTGACGACGTCGTAGTCGGTGTCGCTTTCCTCGAGCGTCTCGCGGACGTCTTCGGGTTTGACTGCCTGCCCCCACTCGTACTCGAGGGTGTCGACCGATTTCCCGAGTCGTTCGGCGACGTTGGCCTGGCGTTCGCTGAAACTGCCACAGGTCGTGACGAGGACGTTTTCGTCGACGAGGTTGAGAATCGAACTCTCCATGAACTCGGTGCCCGAACCGGTGAGGATGATGACCTCGTTGTCGGTCCCGAGGAACTCCTTCGTGTCCTCGACGATGGTCGTGTAAAGGTCGGTCATCTGGTCCATGCGGTGGCCGAACATCGGTTCGCACATGGCGTCGATAACGTCCTCGCGTACCTCCGTTGGGCCCGGGATATACAGCGTCTTGTCGGGATAGTCGCCCGTGTACTCGGATTTCTTGGTCACGCAAACCACCTGATAATATCTACTGTGGAGCGAGACGGTATGGTACTTTTGATGCCGAACCGAGACGGTAATGCTTCGTCCGCCTCGCGAGGTCGCCGTTTGTGGCCTCCGTTCGGGAATCCGGTAAGTACGACACGGGACTGTGTGTTACCCGTCCAATCCCGCATTCACGCCACTCCCCTTCGTGAAAACGGGCCGATATCGGCTGTCTCGCCACGTCGTTGAAAACTTGACACGGAGCAGTCGCTCGCTCTCGAGTCCCTCCGTTGAAAACGAAAATTCGGCAGATCTCGACGGAGTCGAGATGGCCGACAGCACATCTTCACTAGCCGAAGTTGTGAACACTCGGCGAAGAGTCGTCGGCGCGACGACAGTGGCCGCCTGCGATTGGTGAACTGTCGCGTTATTCGACTTCGATGGTACCGATCATGGCGTTGTCGTGGGGCGCACAGACGTACTCGACCATGTCTTCGGTTGCTTCGAACTCGAGCATCTGGTCGTCGCCGTCTGGCTCGTCGACCTCGTCGGTCTGGTGACCGTTGACGACGGAGCCGTCGTCTCCTCGGATCTCGATGTTGTGGCTGGAGCCGTCGCCTTCTTCCCAGCCGATGGTGTACGATTCGCCTTCTTCGAGGATGAGCGTCGGGTTGACTTCGCCGTCGATCTCGTCTGGGGATTCGCCTTCCCAGCCGTCGCTCTCGCCGAAGAAGATGATCTCGTCGTCAGGCTCTGCTTCGTACTCTGCGTCGCCATCGTCGCCGTTGTCGTCGTCGCCGTTGTCGTCATCGTCGGAACAACCGGCGACGAGTGCGGTCGCCGCTGCCGCACCCGTGACCTTCAGTGCTGTCCGCCGTGAAATTGCGTTATTTCGTGCCATCACCTTCTCGTTAGAGTTGAGCACATAAAAATTCATACGCTCTACCGCGACGCTGTCATGCGGTTACATACCAGTGCAAATCCTGGTAGTTCTCGGGTCTATACTCGTTGGAAATTACGTGATGACGGTCAGATACGATCGTGATCGAGACGGTCACTTCGGCCGAGAGACCAGCGCAAAAATGCCGGCACGGCGACCACGGCGATCGCGATCTCGAGACCACCGACGGTGAGGAACGCGAGGTCGTAGCCGTAGGTGCTCGCGACCGTGCCGCCGACGAGAAACCCGCCGAGGAAGCCGAGGCTGCCGGCGACGTTGAAGCCGGCCATCGCGAGGCCGCGCTCGTCTTCGGCGGCGATGTCGGTGACCAGCGCCATCGTCGCGGGCGAGACCAGCGCACCGAGGACGCCAACGGTGATCATCGCGAGCGCGACGGTCGCGACCGAGGGCGCGGCACCGACGGCGAGGATACCGAGTCCGTAACACAGGGAACCCACGACGATCGGAATCGTGCGCCCGATACGATCCGAAAGTGCGCCCATGGGGTACTGCAACAGCGCGAACGGGGCAAAAAAGCACGCGAGTAACAGTCCCGTCATCGCGGGACCGACGCCGAACGTCTCCTGAAAGTACAGCGTGCCGACGAGGGCGAAAAAGCCGGCCGTCAATCGGTCGACGAATCCGAACGCGTACGGAATCGAGAGCGACGGTCGTCGTCGAATGCCCTCGAGCAAATCGCGCGCACTCCGACTGTGTTCCTGGCTTCGATCCGGAACGCGCGTAACGAGCGCGCCGACGCAGACGAGGAGGACGGCTGCTCCGGCGAGTGGCGCGACCGGATCGAGTTCGGTGAGTTGCCCGCCGATCGGTGCGCCGAGTGCGGCACCGAGACCGATGGCGATCCCTGCGGCACCCATGTTTCGGCCGTGTCCCCCCTCTAAGTCCATCAGCATCGTCATCGTGAGCGAGAACGCGCCGATGGTCATCGCGCCCTGAACGACCCGAATGAGGAGAACGCCTTCGAACGGAATCGAGCCGATCGCGGGAACGGCGGCGAGCGCGGCGTAACTGACGGCACCCGCGAGCGCTCCGGCGACGATGAACGGCGTCCGTCGACCGGTTACGTCGCTCGCTGCACCCCAGACCCCGACGAAGGCGACGTACGCGGCGAACTCGGCGACGAGAAACCACATGCTCGCGTCGAGTTCGCTCGTCGCGAAGGACGTCGTCTCGTCGGCTCCCAGTGCCTCGACGAGCGTTCCGACCCCCGGATAGAGCAACAGCTGGGAGAACAACACGGCGAAGACGACGGCTGCGAGGACGATCCGGTCGCGGTCACTCGAGTGCACGCCCGTCGCTTGACACTATGGAACCATCAAGTCGTTCGTTTTCACTCGCTCGTGGGAGACGCCAACAGGTATTACGGCCCGAAAACGGGGACTCGAGGATCGGGGCCGTTTAGGGGCGGATGTAGGCGTATCCCTCGTGTTGCAAGCGCGTGAGCTCGCCGCCGCCGGAGGGAACCGTCTCGACGCCCTCGAGCAGGTCCTCCTCCGTCAGCTCCTTCAACTCGAGCGTGTTGGCGCAGGCTTTGAACGAGATGCCGGACTCGAGCATCGATTCGACGGTTTCGTTGCCCTCGCCGTCGGCGGTCAGCGGCTCGATGCCGTGTGATTGGGCGACGACTGCGACATCGTCCATCTCAACGGAGTCGTCTTTCGTGAGGTTCTCCGCGATAGTCAGCGTCGTTCGTTGCTCGTCGTGATTGTCGGTCGTGAGGTGGAACACCGTCTGCATGGATGTCGCTGCGCTATCTGGGACAGTAGTGATACGGCCTGCGAGAGACGTGATCGGTCTCCCTTCCTTGTGTGTGTGAATCACATCGAGTCGGCTGCGGTTTTTGCCGTTACTGACGCGCATATGTGGCTCCAGTAGTATGCATACTAAACATGAGTGACGACGCGAGCGACGGGACCGTCGACGAATCGGACTGTCCCGAGCGCGGTCTCGGGACGCGGAGCGTACACGCCGGCCAGACCCCCGACTCCGAGACGGGTGCGATGGCACCACCGATCTACCAGACGACCTCCTACGTCTTCGACGACGCCGATACCGCGGCCGATCTCTACGCCCTCGAGGCCGAGGGCTACATCTACTCGCGGATCGCCAACCCGACCGTGACGGCCCTCGAGGATCGACTCGCTTCTCTCGAGGGTGGCGCGGGCGCGGTCGCGACGGCGAGTGGAATGGCCGCGCTCGATTCGGCGACGCTCGTCCTCGCCGAGGCGGGTGACAACGTAGTCTGTTCGACCGACACCTACGGCGGGACGACGGCGTACTTCTCGAAGACGGCCTCTCGCCGAGACATCGAGACGAAATTCGTGCCGACGCTCGAGTACGACGCTTACGCGGAGGCGATCGACGAGGACACCGCGTTCGTTCACGTCGAGACCATCGGCAACCCCTCGCTGGTGACGCCCGACTTCGAGCGCGTCGCCGACATCGCCCACGACCACGGCGTGCCACTCGTCGTGGACAACACGTTCGCGACGCCGGCGCTCTGTCGCCCCCTCGAGCACGGCGCAGACGTCGTCTGGGAGTCGACCACGAAGTGGCTTCACGGCTCGGGGACGACCGTCGGCGGCGTGCTCGTCGACGGCGGCACGTTCCCGTGGGGCGAACACGGCTACGACGAAATCGCGGGCGAGAACCACGCCTACCACGGCGTCGACTTCTCTCGAGACTTTCCCGACGCGCCCTTCGCCGAAACGGTTCGCTTCCGTTCGCTGCGAAGTCTGGGCAACCAGCAATCGCCATTCGACGCCTGGCAGACCCTGCAGGGACTCGAGTCGATGCCCCTCCGCGTCGAGAAACACTGCGAGAACGCCGCCATCGTCGCGGAGTACCTCGCCGACCACGAGGACGTCGCCTGGGTCACCCACCCCGGACTCGAGAATCACCCGACGCACGACAACGCCCGGCGGTATCTGAACGACTTCGGCGGGATGATCGCGTTCGGGCTCGAGGATGGATTCGAGGCGGGCAAAACCTTCTGCGAGGAGGTCGAGGTCGCGCAGTTCCTCGCGAACATCGGCGACGCGAAGACGCTCGTGATCCACCCCGCGAGCACGACGCACGGCCAACTGACGCCCGAAGAACGCGCGGAAGCGGGCGTGACGGAGGACCTCGTCCGGATGTCCGTCGGGATCGAGAATCCCGAGGACATCCTCGCCGACCTCGAGCAGGCAATCGACGCGGCGACGGACACCCAATCCGTCGAGACAGGCGCGACGGGTGGTGACTGAACGCTTATGACGACCAAGAACACGATCGATCTCGGCGAGTTTCAGTTCCTGTCGGGCGAGTCGATTCCATCGCTCGAGGTGGCCTACGAGACCTACGGCGAGTTCGACGGTGACAATGCCGTCTTGATCTGTCACGCCCTCACCGGCAGTTCACACGTCGCCAGACGGCCCGATGCGGGCGACGAGACGGCCGGACAGGCTCGCGCCTGGTGGGGCGACGTCGTCGGTCCCGGGAAGGCCATCGACACCAGCGAGTACTACGTCGTCTGCGCGAACGCGCCGGGGTCGTGCTACGGTACGACGGGGCCCTCGAGCGAGAATCCCGAGACGGGCGAGCCCTACGGCACCGATTTTCCCCCCGTCACGGTCGGCGACTGGACGCGCGCACAGCGGGCGCTCCTCGACGAACTCGGGGTCGGCCGCCTCCGCGCCGTCATCGGCGGCAGCGTCGGCGGGATGAACGTCCTCGACTGGTTGCGACGGTTCCCCGACGACGTCGACCGCGCGGGTGCCGTCGCCACCGCCGGTCGACTCGACCCGCAGTGTCTCGCGCTCGACACCGTCGCGCGGCGGGCGATTACTGCGGATCCGAACTGGAACGGCGGGCAGTACTACGACGGACCCGACCCCGAAGAAGGGCTGGCTCGAGCGCGCCAGATCGGTCACATCATGTACCTCTCGAAGGCCTCGATGGCCCGCAAGTTCGGGAGGCGGTCGGCAGGTCGGGAAACGGTCCGCGAGGAGCCGCCGGACCCCGCGGCTGCCTTCTTCCCGTATCGGGAGGTCGAGTCCTACCTCGACTATCAAGCCGAGAAGTTCACCGACCGATTCGACGCGAACAGCTACCTCTACATGACGCGCGCGATGGACGACTTCGACCTCTCGGCGGGCTACGAGTCCGACGCGGACGCCCTTGCAGCGTTCGAGGGCGAACTGCTGGCCCTCTCGTTCACCGGCGACTGGCACTTCACCGTCGAGCAATCCGAAGCGCTCGCCGAGGCCTGTCGCGAGGGCGGCGTCGACGTGGCCCACCACGTCGTCGAATCCGACCACGGTCACGACGCGTTTCTCGTCGAACCCGAAAAAGTCGGGCCGCCGCTCTCGGAACTGCTCGAGGAGGGAATTTCTGGACGGACGATCACCGACACCGACACTGACTCCTCGCCCAACGAGACCGACTCGTTCGCGCCGGTGCACACGAGTTTGTTTTCCGAGTGACACTCCACGCTGTCTGTTAGCAATAGCCGTCTCTGATTGGCGCGGGATACGCAATCGCTCGCTACACGGAAGCCGAAGACGCGACCGAGGCGGTCAAAGCCAGTTTGACCGTCGTTCCGCCGTACCTCGTGTTCGCGCTCATCGCTGCCGTCGTGATGACCCACACGTTCACCGAGGATGCTACGGTCACCGCGTTCTTCGGTGACATCGGTGCGAACGCAGCACCGGGCCTCGAGGAGGGCGATTACATCGACGGTGACGGCGTCTCGGATGTCGAGTTCGGCCCAGCAACGAGTAGCGCCGTTCTCTACGCTGGACTCCTCGTCCCCGCTGTGCTCGCCGTAATCGGCGGTCTCATCACGCAGTGGCGTGACGCACTCGAGACCGTGATGGCGAAAGTCGACCAGCAGTAAGCGCATCTCGACGTGACACCGCCGACCAAGCGTGGTGGGGGCACCCGCAGGAATCGGCTGGTGTTTTCGCGACTACCGCTTCTCCTCGGGAGCGCCAGCAGTCGTCGGAGAAGAGATAGCGGGTTGAAGCCCGTTCGAATTCCAGGTTCGCGCGTCAATCTGCAGCGTGATCGCTCGAGTGGTGGGTGTGCGTTGGGTCACCCGTCGTGTACTGGTCGACGTCGACCGACGAGCGAACCGCCTCGACCCACCGACGGAGGTCGGTTGCGAGGAGCGTCGGACTCTCGAGTCGGAGGAGTCGCCCGGTCAGGTGTTTTCCAGTTGGCGATCGAATCGCGGCGATCAGCGCCCACATCGTGCCCGATGCGAGTGCGCCGAGCGCGGAGAGCGTCATACCGAGGCTCATGAACGTCATCCCGTAGACGACACCGATCGCCATCGACGGTAGACTCGTTCCGAGTGGCACTCGGGAGCTGGCATCCCGGAGCGTCGGTGCCAGAAAGGCGATCGAGAGGCTGCTACCGATCATGAAGACGAAGTCTTGCCACATCACAACCAGGTTACTCGATTGTGAGTTAAAACTCTCTCGGTGCCGAAATAGGCAATTACAACGGATTTTCAGCACGACGGACGCATACGGTGAGAACGGTCGGCCGGACATCCCTCGAATCCGATTTTCGTCTACAACCCGCTGGTAACCGCGGCTTGTCAGTCGATTCTTCGGTTTCCACTCGAGCAACCATCCTGACGTGAGCGACTCGATCGGACGGTCCGTCCTCAGTTCGCCGTCAGCACGTTCTCGTCGGCGAGGACCTCTCGCGCCTCCGCCATCGTCGAAACGACGACGTCACAGTGTGGTTCGACGGCCGGCTTTGGCTCGAAGCCAATGGCGAGACCAGCGACCTCGAGCATCGGCAGATCGTTCGCGCCGTCGCCGACCGCGACGGTCTCCGCGAGGTCGACACCGACGTCGGCGGCGAGGTCCTCGAGCGCGTCGTCTTTCGTGCCCTCGATGAGCGGCCCGTCGACGTCTCCTGTGAGTGCTCCCGCCTGCTCGCCGTCGTCCGAGGCTGCCCCCTCGCCGTCGTCGGCCATCGGCAGCCTATTCGAGACGATGTGATCGACGGAGACGTCCTCGGCCTCGAGTGCAGCCGCGACGCCGCGTTCGAAGCCACCCGTGAGGATTGCGGTCGTCACGCCCGCGTCGGTGAGTTCCTCGATGAGGTCCGCTGCGCCGGGGCGGAGTTCGACCTCGTCGAAGGCGGCGGTAACGTCGGCTTTCGGCAAGCCCTCGAGCAAGGCGGCTCGTTTCCGGAGGCTCTCGGCGTAGCCAATCTCGTCGTTCATCGCCCGTTCGGTGATCTCGGCCATATCGCCGGCGACCCCGCAGCGATCGCCGAGCAGGACGGTCATTTCCGAATCGGAGAGCGTTCCGTCGAAGTCGAAGGCGACGACTGTCATCGGCCGGTGGTTGTGCGCCCCCGAATAAACCAGTTCAGGTTTGGCGTCGCTCGCGGTCAGTGTTTGTGGTCGTCACCAGATCGGTCGTCGCCCATCGACAGCTCGGTCAGTAGCCGGCGGCGGGTCGGGCGGTTGTCGGTCGCCGCCCGCTCAGTCCGCATCGACGCGCCGCGCCTGCGATTCGAACAACCGCAGTTGCGTGCTGAACACCTGCGCGTCCGGCTCGAGCGCGTACTCGGCGTCCGTCTCGAGGCTATCGCGCGTGAACAAGATCGTCGTCGTTCGGACCGCGTCGTCGGTCTCGTCGCGAGCGACGTAGCCAGCGTACTCGTCGGGACGCTCGAGGACGGCGATCGTTTCTCCGTCCGGCGGCCGAAGGAGTTGGACGGTGATCGGTGCCGGCAGTCGGTCGACGACGCGGACGGAAATACCCGGCTGATAGTCGTCCATCGACACCAACAACGGTCGGTCGAGGAGCTCCGGTTCGGCGTCGTTCGCTGCCTCGCTCTCGTCGTCGCTCGTCGACGTTGCGTCCTCACTTTCGGACTCGTCGGCCGAGACGCGGCCGCCGTCGATCGAACTCGAGGAGCCAACCACGAGAACCGCTGCAGCGCCCGTCGTTCGTTTCGTCTCGCGACGGCGATTCTCTCCGTCGGTCTCTGTCGAATCGGTCGAATCGGTCGAACTGTTCGTCTGTCGTCGGGGTGGGTCGAATCGGTGTGCCATTGTCTCGAGAGTCGTCGGGTCGCCCCCCTGCGGTGGTCGCCCTCGTCGCAGTCACGGGTCGCCTGCGATCACGGGTGACTTCGGTCCGCCAGTTCGTTCGCCCGCGGGTGGCAAGCGAGTCCGTTGTGTCAGTTTGGGGCGCAGTCGGCCGTCGTGGTTCGGAGTGGATCGCGAGTCGGGGACCGTGTACACGAATCAACGCGGGAAAAAATGGTGAGTGGGTGTTAGTCTATCGTCGTGGCGAGGAGGTTCAGCCGGGAACTGAACATCGTCGCGTCCTCGCCGAGCGAGCCGCTATCGTCCGCACTCAGACTCTGGTCGCTCAGGAAGAGCAACGTCGTCGGTGCCGTCGCTCCTTCGCCGTTATTGTACCGGATAACGTGCCCGGTGTAGTCGTCCGGTTGGGATATCTCTGGCACCGTCTCTCCGTCTCCGGTCTGAAGAATATCGACCGTCGTACTCGTCTCGAGTTGCGCAACGACGTCGAAACTCTCGCCGGACTCGTAGTCGTAGGTGAACACCAGTGCGCGGTCTTCTTGATCTTGAACCATGGTTAGTTCCCTCCGTTTCCGATTACGTCGTCGTTTTCGTCGTCGACGTCGTTATCGAAGTCGTCATCATCGTCGACGTCATCCTCGAAGTCCTCATCATCCTCGAAGTCCTCGTCATCGTCGACGTCATCGTCCAGGTCATCGTCCTCGAGGTCGTCATCATCGTCGAGGTCGTCGTCTGGCTCCGCAGCATCGTCCAGGGACGTGCTGAGGAGGT includes:
- a CDS encoding pyridoxal-phosphate-dependent aminotransferase family protein — its product is MTKKSEYTGDYPDKTLYIPGPTEVREDVIDAMCEPMFGHRMDQMTDLYTTIVEDTKEFLGTDNEVIILTGSGTEFMESSILNLVDENVLVTTCGSFSERQANVAERLGKSVDTLEYEWGQAVKPEDVRETLEESDTDYDVVTCVMNESSTGVRNPIEEIGDVLADYPDTYFVVDAVSSLGGDFVDIDEHNIDVIFTSVQKAFAMPPGLAVCVVSDDAYERELESDSASWYGGFQRTLDYYDRKGQTHSTPAIPIMLAYRKQMKHMLEEGHDSRDERHREMAEYTREWANEHFAMFPEDGYESQTVACIENTQGIDVAATIDAVDEEYGMVFSNGYGSQLGEETFRIGHMGEHDLESVQELTDAIEDIAGL
- a CDS encoding plastocyanin/azurin family copper-binding protein encodes the protein MARNNAISRRTALKVTGAAAATALVAGCSDDDDNGDDDNGDDGDAEYEAEPDDEIIFFGESDGWEGESPDEIDGEVNPTLILEEGESYTIGWEEGDGSSHNIEIRGDDGSVVNGHQTDEVDEPDGDDQMLEFEATEDMVEYVCAPHDNAMIGTIEVE
- a CDS encoding MFS transporter is translated as MHSSDRDRIVLAAVVFAVLFSQLLLYPGVGTLVEALGADETTSFATSELDASMWFLVAEFAAYVAFVGVWGAASDVTGRRTPFIVAGALAGAVSYAALAAVPAIGSIPFEGVLLIRVVQGAMTIGAFSLTMTMLMDLEGGHGRNMGAAGIAIGLGAALGAPIGGQLTELDPVAPLAGAAVLLVCVGALVTRVPDRSQEHSRSARDLLEGIRRRPSLSIPYAFGFVDRLTAGFFALVGTLYFQETFGVGPAMTGLLLACFFAPFALLQYPMGALSDRIGRTIPIVVGSLCYGLGILAVGAAPSVATVALAMITVGVLGALVSPATMALVTDIAAEDERGLAMAGFNVAGSLGFLGGFLVGGTVASTYGYDLAFLTVGGLEIAIAVVAVPAFLRWSLGRSDRLDHDRI
- a CDS encoding DsrE family protein, producing the protein MQTVFHLTTDNHDEQRTTLTIAENLTKDDSVEMDDVAVVAQSHGIEPLTADGEGNETVESMLESGISFKACANTLELKELTEEDLLEGVETVPSGGGELTRLQHEGYAYIRP
- a CDS encoding O-acetylhomoserine aminocarboxypropyltransferase/cysteine synthase family protein; translated protein: MSDDASDGTVDESDCPERGLGTRSVHAGQTPDSETGAMAPPIYQTTSYVFDDADTAADLYALEAEGYIYSRIANPTVTALEDRLASLEGGAGAVATASGMAALDSATLVLAEAGDNVVCSTDTYGGTTAYFSKTASRRDIETKFVPTLEYDAYAEAIDEDTAFVHVETIGNPSLVTPDFERVADIAHDHGVPLVVDNTFATPALCRPLEHGADVVWESTTKWLHGSGTTVGGVLVDGGTFPWGEHGYDEIAGENHAYHGVDFSRDFPDAPFAETVRFRSLRSLGNQQSPFDAWQTLQGLESMPLRVEKHCENAAIVAEYLADHEDVAWVTHPGLENHPTHDNARRYLNDFGGMIAFGLEDGFEAGKTFCEEVEVAQFLANIGDAKTLVIHPASTTHGQLTPEERAEAGVTEDLVRMSVGIENPEDILADLEQAIDAATDTQSVETGATGGD
- the metX gene encoding homoserine O-acetyltransferase MetX codes for the protein MTTKNTIDLGEFQFLSGESIPSLEVAYETYGEFDGDNAVLICHALTGSSHVARRPDAGDETAGQARAWWGDVVGPGKAIDTSEYYVVCANAPGSCYGTTGPSSENPETGEPYGTDFPPVTVGDWTRAQRALLDELGVGRLRAVIGGSVGGMNVLDWLRRFPDDVDRAGAVATAGRLDPQCLALDTVARRAITADPNWNGGQYYDGPDPEEGLARARQIGHIMYLSKASMARKFGRRSAGRETVREEPPDPAAAFFPYREVESYLDYQAEKFTDRFDANSYLYMTRAMDDFDLSAGYESDADALAAFEGELLALSFTGDWHFTVEQSEALAEACREGGVDVAHHVVESDHGHDAFLVEPEKVGPPLSELLEEGISGRTITDTDTDSSPNETDSFAPVHTSLFSE
- the serB gene encoding phosphoserine phosphatase SerB, with product MTVVAFDFDGTLSDSEMTVLLGDRCGVAGDMAEITERAMNDEIGYAESLRKRAALLEGLPKADVTAAFDEVELRPGAADLIEELTDAGVTTAILTGGFERGVAAALEAEDVSVDHIVSNRLPMADDGEGAASDDGEQAGALTGDVDGPLIEGTKDDALEDLAADVGVDLAETVAVGDGANDLPMLEVAGLAIGFEPKPAVEPHCDVVVSTMAEAREVLADENVLTAN